A genomic stretch from Ursus arctos isolate Adak ecotype North America unplaced genomic scaffold, UrsArc2.0 scaffold_21, whole genome shotgun sequence includes:
- the CCER1 gene encoding coiled-coil domain-containing glutamate-rich protein 1: MTQTLDKREDPLNLGGGWASSAPLRTWSTCHRRRRGAPIHKRRHRYGPKSEYEPPRKQPKQQHGPGPWFQPPRRPSWAVYSNWGRWGGPWRPPPAGFWKPPGRVQVIRVFGVHPLCLCCCSCWRGPWNPGWARPPGRKKRWGRRGRGLRRHPRRSPRSPPVDLSTLLRPVNLYGWRAPGMRAPRNTTQFIMNQIYEDMRQQEKLERQQEALRAQQAQARGAASPEGSSGNDAPPSGGEEDAELQETLYNFGQNPSVVFSPDPEEENQSPTAQLGEEDEDEEKKEEEEEEEECDEEECYEEECDEEYDTKEESEEEEEEEAEAEDEEEVEEADCVEEGEEDEEEEEEEEEDREEEEEGVEEEEQREEENHLPLEMPLSFLVGAEEERENFINYAYLSPKQITPKVPQEALLMVEDINC; encoded by the coding sequence ATGACCCAGACCCTCGACAAACGGGAGGACCCTCTCAACCTGGGCGGCGGCTGGGCGTCCTCCGCCCCCTTACGTACCTGGTCTACCTGCCACCGAAGGCGCAGGGGCGCTCCGATACACAAGCGGCGCCACCGCTATGGTCCCAAGTCCGAGTATGAGCCCCCCAGGAAACAGCCGAAGCAACAGCACGGTCCGGGCCCTTGGTTCCAACCACCCCGACGGCCCTCTTGGGCCGTGTACTCTAACTGGGGACGCTGGGGAGGGCCCTGGCGCCCACCTCCAGCGGGATTCTGGAAGCCTCCAGGCCGAGTGCAAGTGATCCGGGTGTTTGGTGTGCACCcgctctgcctctgctgctgctcctgctggcgCGGGCCCTGGAACCCCGGCTGGGCGAGGCCGCCGGGCAGGAAGAAGCGCTGGGGCCGCAGGGGTCGCGGCCTGCGCCGCCACCCTCGCCGCTCGCCGAGGAGCCCGCCCGTGGATCTGAGCACGCTGCTACGGCCAGTCAACCTGTACGGGTGGCGGGCGCCGGGCATGCGGGCGCCGCGCAACACCACGCAGTTCATCATGAACCAGATCTACGAGGACATGCGGCAGCAAGAGAAGCTGGAGCGCCAGCAGGAGGCGCTGCGGGCGCAGCAGGCCCAGGCGCGCGGCGCGGCCTCCCCCGAGGGCTCCTCCGGGAACGACGCGCCCCCCAGCGGCGGCGAGGAAGACGCGGAGCTGCAGGAAACCTTGTACAACTTCGGGCAGAATCCCTCTGTGGTCTTCAGTCCTGACCCCGAGGAGGAAAACCAGTCTCCCACCGCACAGCTCGGggaggaggacgaggacgaggagaaaaaggaggaggaggaggaggaggaagagtgtgACGAGGAGGAGTGTTACGAGGAGGAGTGTGACGAGGAGTATGACACGAAGGAGGagagcgaggaggaggaggaggaggaggcagaggccgaAGATGAAGAGGAGGTCGAAGAGGCTGActgtgtggaggagggggaggaggacgaagaggaggaggaagaggaggaggaggatagagaagaggaagaggagggggtggaagaagaggagcagagagaggaagagaaccaTTTACCTCTGGAAATGCCTTTATCATTCCTAGTGggggctgaggaagagagagagaactttatAAACTATGCTTATTTAAGTCCCAAACAGATCACTCCCAAAGTACCACAGGAAGCTCTCCTCATGGTAGAGGACATTAACTGTTAG